The following coding sequences lie in one Synechococcus sp. CC9902 genomic window:
- a CDS encoding valine--tRNA ligase: MPELAKTYDPVGTEARWQKAWEEQGAFHPDPAAEGEPFAVVIPPPNVTGSLHMGHAFNTALIDTIVRYQRLAGKNVLCLPGTDHASIAVQSILEKQLKEEGKTRHDLGREAFLERAWQWKAESGGRIVGQLRRLGYSVDWKRQRFTLDEGLSEAVKEAFVRLHEQGLIYRGEYLVNWCPASGSAVSDLEVEMKEVDGHLWHFRYPLSSGDGFLEVATTRPETMLGDTAVAVNPTDERYSHLVGQTLDLPFVGRQIPIVADDHVEKDFGTGCVKVTPAHDPNDFAIGQRNDLPQITVMRKNGTMNAAAGRFEGLDRFEARKAVVAALEAEGLLVKVEEYRHSVPHSERGKVPVEPLLSTQWFVKTEPLAARCREALAEQDPRFLPDRWEKVYRDWLTDIRDWCISRQLWWGHRIPAWFVISETDGKYTDTTPYVVARDEAEALQKAKAEYGAAAQIEQDEDVLDTWFSSGLWPFSTLGWPDANAPDLNRWYPTSTLVTGFDIIFFWVARMTMMAGAFTGEMPFKDVYIHGLVRDEQNRKMSKSAGNGIDPLLLIERYGTDALRFALVREVAGAGQDIRLDYDRKKDTSATVEASRNFANKLWNATRFALMNLGGETPAQLGDPDPAALQLADRWILSRLARVNRETAGRYGSYALGEAAKGLYEFAWNDVCDWYLELSKRRLNPGENPSAEALADQRTAKQVLAKVISQMHLMLHPLMPHLTEELWHSVTAEGEATLLALQPWPAMDETSLDDALEGAFAELIAAIRVVRNLRAVAGLKPSQSVPVRFVTSRADLKAVLEQGTADITALTRADSVDVMTPAQAEAAPVAKALAGVSGELQVLLPIEGLVDLEALAGRLEKDISKAEKEIKGLAGRLGNPNFADKAPPEVVAECKANLADAEAQAALARKRLADLR, from the coding sequence GTGCCCGAACTGGCCAAAACGTATGACCCGGTGGGTACAGAAGCCCGCTGGCAAAAGGCCTGGGAGGAGCAGGGGGCATTCCATCCGGACCCAGCTGCGGAGGGTGAACCATTTGCGGTGGTGATTCCGCCGCCAAATGTCACCGGAAGCCTTCATATGGGCCATGCCTTTAATACGGCCCTCATCGACACGATCGTCCGCTACCAGCGGTTGGCTGGCAAAAACGTTCTGTGTCTCCCGGGTACAGACCACGCTTCGATTGCGGTTCAGAGCATCCTTGAGAAGCAACTCAAAGAGGAAGGCAAGACACGCCACGACTTGGGTCGTGAGGCTTTTCTTGAGCGGGCCTGGCAGTGGAAAGCAGAGAGTGGCGGCCGCATCGTTGGCCAATTGCGTCGTCTGGGCTATTCCGTTGATTGGAAGCGTCAACGCTTCACCCTGGATGAGGGCTTGAGTGAGGCGGTGAAGGAAGCCTTTGTGCGGCTGCACGAGCAGGGCCTGATCTACAGGGGTGAATACCTCGTGAATTGGTGCCCGGCGTCCGGCTCGGCAGTGAGTGATCTGGAAGTGGAGATGAAAGAGGTGGATGGCCATCTTTGGCATTTCCGCTATCCGCTCAGCAGTGGGGATGGCTTTTTAGAAGTGGCCACCACGCGCCCCGAAACGATGCTGGGTGACACGGCGGTGGCCGTGAATCCCACCGACGAGCGTTATTCCCACCTTGTGGGACAAACCCTGGATCTTCCGTTTGTCGGTCGCCAGATTCCGATCGTCGCTGACGACCATGTTGAAAAAGACTTTGGGACGGGCTGCGTCAAGGTGACGCCGGCCCACGACCCCAATGACTTCGCAATCGGCCAGCGGAATGATCTTCCGCAGATCACCGTGATGCGGAAGAACGGCACGATGAATGCCGCCGCGGGCCGGTTTGAAGGTTTAGATCGTTTCGAGGCAAGGAAAGCCGTCGTTGCTGCACTCGAAGCGGAAGGGTTGTTGGTGAAGGTGGAGGAGTACCGCCACAGTGTTCCCCATTCGGAGCGCGGCAAGGTGCCGGTGGAGCCGTTGCTCTCCACCCAGTGGTTTGTGAAAACGGAGCCTTTGGCTGCCCGTTGTCGGGAGGCGCTCGCCGAGCAGGATCCGCGCTTCCTGCCAGACCGCTGGGAGAAGGTGTACCGCGACTGGCTCACCGATATCCGCGACTGGTGCATTAGCCGCCAACTCTGGTGGGGCCACCGCATTCCGGCCTGGTTTGTGATCAGTGAGACCGACGGCAAATACACGGACACCACGCCTTATGTGGTGGCTCGGGATGAAGCCGAAGCACTGCAGAAAGCCAAGGCGGAGTATGGAGCGGCTGCGCAGATCGAGCAGGACGAAGACGTGCTCGACACCTGGTTCTCCAGCGGGCTGTGGCCGTTTTCAACCCTGGGTTGGCCGGATGCCAATGCCCCTGATTTGAACCGTTGGTACCCCACCAGCACCCTGGTGACGGGCTTCGACATCATCTTTTTCTGGGTGGCCCGGATGACGATGATGGCCGGCGCTTTCACCGGTGAAATGCCGTTTAAAGATGTTTATATCCATGGTTTGGTGCGGGATGAACAGAACCGCAAGATGAGCAAAAGCGCTGGCAATGGCATCGATCCGTTGTTGCTGATTGAGCGCTATGGCACCGATGCCCTGCGCTTTGCTTTGGTGCGGGAAGTGGCTGGGGCTGGTCAGGACATCCGCCTCGATTACGACCGGAAAAAGGACACGTCCGCGACGGTGGAGGCCTCCCGCAACTTCGCCAACAAGCTGTGGAATGCCACCCGCTTTGCGCTGATGAACCTGGGCGGCGAAACCCCCGCCCAGCTTGGGGATCCCGACCCCGCTGCCCTGCAGCTGGCGGATCGCTGGATCCTGTCGCGCTTGGCTCGGGTGAACCGAGAAACGGCGGGGCGATACGGCAGTTATGCCCTGGGCGAAGCGGCAAAAGGGCTGTACGAGTTTGCCTGGAACGACGTCTGCGATTGGTATCTCGAGCTCAGCAAGCGCCGGCTCAACCCTGGTGAGAACCCCTCAGCGGAGGCGTTGGCGGATCAGCGCACGGCGAAGCAAGTGCTGGCCAAGGTGATTAGCCAAATGCACTTGATGCTGCATCCGCTGATGCCCCATCTCACGGAGGAGCTTTGGCACAGCGTTACGGCAGAGGGGGAGGCAACTTTGTTGGCCTTGCAACCTTGGCCGGCCATGGATGAGACATCGCTGGATGATGCGTTGGAGGGGGCATTCGCTGAGCTGATTGCTGCCATCCGTGTGGTGCGCAACTTACGGGCCGTGGCTGGGCTGAAGCCTTCGCAATCCGTGCCGGTGCGTTTCGTCACGAGCCGTGCAGATCTAAAGGCTGTGTTGGAGCAGGGCACGGCCGATATCACTGCTTTGACCCGTGCTGATTCCGTTGACGTGATGACGCCCGCTCAAGCGGAAGCGGCTCCGGTGGCGAAAGCGTTGGCTGGGGTGAGTGGCGAACTGCAGGTGTTACTGCCGATTGAGGGTTTGGTGGATTTAGAAGCGTTGGCGGGCCGGTTGGAAAAAGATATCAGTAAAGCTGAAAAGGAGATCAAGGGTTTGGCTGGTCGCCTGGGCAATCCCAATTTCGCGGATAAGGCGCCACCAGAGGTGGTGGCGGAATGCAAAGCCAATCTTGCGGACGCAGAGGCTCAGGCTGCGCTCGCACGCAAACGGCTGGCGGATTTGCGTTAA
- a CDS encoding 2OG-Fe(II) oxygenase: MDLIARYQNAGFEAVADGVMAFFDRRTDLQRPGVAFGSGGGEEPDKVSTDISLVAIDKTDLDAFALSDVILRGVAAGLERYLQERPLFRSVCPDQELFVMPIFNLQRYAPGEGFKRWHCDWTMSDEATEPVHRVLAWILYCNSVEEAGTEFHWQKHHEPAVRGKLVIFPAGPSHIHRGRVNQTFSKTIATGWINAGARQSYIQRLAKGAVPSPPMQ; the protein is encoded by the coding sequence ATGGACCTCATTGCTCGTTATCAGAACGCTGGCTTTGAAGCGGTCGCTGATGGCGTGATGGCATTTTTCGATCGCCGTACGGATCTGCAACGGCCTGGGGTGGCCTTTGGTTCTGGGGGTGGAGAGGAACCAGACAAAGTGTCGACGGATATCAGTTTGGTGGCCATTGATAAAACTGATCTCGATGCTTTTGCCTTATCCGATGTGATCCTGCGTGGAGTCGCTGCGGGATTAGAGCGCTACCTCCAAGAACGGCCTCTCTTCCGTTCCGTTTGTCCGGACCAAGAGTTGTTTGTGATGCCGATCTTTAATTTGCAGCGCTACGCGCCTGGAGAGGGGTTTAAACGGTGGCATTGCGACTGGACGATGAGTGATGAAGCAACTGAACCCGTTCATCGTGTGTTGGCTTGGATTTTGTACTGCAACTCAGTCGAGGAAGCGGGCACAGAATTCCATTGGCAGAAGCATCATGAACCGGCCGTACGAGGCAAATTAGTGATTTTTCCGGCAGGTCCATCCCACATTCATCGTGGACGAGTCAATCAAACGTTCAGCAAGACAATTGCGACTGGTTGGATCAATGCGGGGGCACGTCAAAGTTATATCCAGCGCTTAGCAAAGGGCGCAGTACCTAGCCCTCCTATGCAATAG
- a CDS encoding Fur family transcriptional regulator: MTAPSPSTNARQQVLLQALQASHDEMSGQQLHRSLNEDHTMGLATVYRNLRQLHQRGLVRCRHLPNGEALYAPVERDRHHLTCVDCGVTKALDHCPIHDIEVPKDSRGDFDLLFHTLEFFGLCSACRTRQHSSQ; the protein is encoded by the coding sequence ATGACTGCTCCCTCCCCTTCCACCAACGCTCGCCAGCAGGTGCTCCTACAGGCGCTGCAGGCGAGCCACGATGAAATGAGTGGCCAACAGCTGCACCGGAGCTTGAACGAAGACCACACCATGGGGCTCGCGACGGTGTATCGCAATCTCCGCCAATTGCATCAACGGGGTTTGGTGCGATGCCGACACCTACCCAACGGTGAAGCCCTCTATGCCCCTGTCGAACGGGACCGACACCATCTCACCTGCGTTGATTGCGGCGTCACCAAAGCGCTGGATCACTGCCCAATCCACGACATCGAAGTGCCCAAAGACAGCCGAGGAGACTTCGATCTTCTGTTTCACACGCTTGAATTCTTTGGACTCTGTAGCGCTTGCCGCACCCGGCAGCATTCCTCGCAATGA
- a CDS encoding mechanosensitive ion channel family protein has product MITEITAETTAWLGYLQRGSVLLQVGLFVAALSSESRVKRKLSTPLIASLNPLIVPGVLFLSATSLTLAGVTAGYLQYLALIWLIWRCVEPTKQLINGRFPKVPVEEIDKSFFRPILLVVSILTFFQMLGSRESLSLISIGDVFGVTLTIGKLFTALVIVYLVITMASRPASFAAWLGGGFFGIKPQGRKALEVILRYSVIGIGVIGVAYYIGINGTALVAVAGGLSVGIGFGIKEIISNFISSLWLLFEGSVRPGEILMINGDPCTVRKLGLRATQLRRGRDGAELLIPNQNFFTQEAESYTAEETSRRDVVAVGAAYHHEPKQVIAILEEVARQHEKVLQYPPPAAFTVDFADSSINYKLLFWVRNPLEAFAVGSDLRQAIWNAFDENGIGIPFPQRQVYPMEWPPSKEQSLRLGDARHQLQSEAEEAD; this is encoded by the coding sequence ATGATCACCGAAATCACCGCTGAAACCACCGCCTGGCTGGGCTACTTGCAGCGCGGATCCGTGCTCCTCCAGGTGGGACTGTTCGTTGCAGCCCTAAGCAGCGAATCCAGGGTTAAACGCAAACTCAGCACTCCTCTAATCGCCAGCCTCAACCCTCTGATCGTGCCGGGGGTGCTCTTTCTCAGCGCCACCAGCCTGACCCTGGCTGGAGTCACCGCAGGCTATCTGCAGTATCTGGCCCTGATCTGGCTGATCTGGCGCTGCGTGGAACCCACCAAGCAGTTAATCAACGGCCGTTTTCCAAAGGTCCCCGTCGAAGAAATCGACAAGTCGTTCTTCCGACCCATCCTGCTGGTGGTGTCGATCCTCACCTTTTTCCAGATGCTGGGAAGCCGGGAATCGCTGTCGTTGATCTCCATTGGCGATGTTTTCGGAGTCACACTCACCATCGGCAAATTGTTCACGGCATTGGTGATCGTTTATCTCGTCATCACCATGGCCAGTCGCCCTGCCTCATTCGCAGCTTGGCTTGGGGGGGGCTTTTTTGGGATCAAACCCCAGGGGCGCAAGGCACTGGAGGTAATTCTTCGCTACTCGGTGATCGGCATCGGAGTAATTGGGGTGGCCTATTACATCGGCATCAATGGCACCGCTCTGGTGGCCGTTGCCGGTGGCCTATCGGTGGGAATCGGCTTCGGGATTAAAGAAATTATCTCCAACTTCATCAGCAGCCTCTGGCTGTTGTTCGAAGGTTCCGTACGTCCAGGCGAAATCCTGATGATCAACGGTGACCCCTGCACCGTCCGAAAACTGGGGTTACGCGCCACCCAACTACGCCGAGGTCGTGATGGTGCCGAACTCCTAATTCCCAATCAAAACTTCTTCACTCAAGAGGCCGAGTCGTACACCGCAGAAGAAACATCCCGACGTGATGTGGTGGCGGTGGGAGCTGCCTATCACCACGAACCGAAGCAGGTGATTGCCATTTTGGAAGAGGTGGCCCGACAGCACGAGAAGGTTCTGCAGTACCCACCACCAGCAGCCTTCACCGTTGATTTCGCTGATTCTTCGATCAACTACAAGTTGCTGTTTTGGGTGCGAAATCCCCTGGAAGCCTTCGCAGTCGGGAGCGATCTGCGCCAAGCGATCTGGAATGCTTTTGACGAAAACGGCATTGGCATTCCGTTCCCACAGCGGCAGGTATACCCAATGGAATGGCCCCCGTCCAAAGAGCAATCCCTTCGCCTTGGCGATGCACGCCATCAATTACAAAGCGAAGCCGAAGAGGCGGACTAA
- a CDS encoding ABC transporter ATP-binding protein, producing the protein MIEVEGLSKIYRVAEKQPGLAGTLRHFVRRRTRDVVAVQDVSFQIAPGEMVGFLGANGAGKTTTLKMLCGLIHPSSGSVQVAGHRPQRRQAEFLRRITLVMGQKQQLLWDLPPMDSLRVNAAVYGISDQLAQRRINALADLLELGEELTRPVRKLSLGQRMKAELLAALLHEPEVLFLDEPTLGLDVNAQARVRQFLADYNRRTGATVLLTSHYMADITALCPRVLLIHQGSLFHDGPLDQLTLALAPEREVRLELEHPVTADALVGLGRLESLQGSSVHLRVARDELTSVVAALLDRFPVVDLEVNDPPIDALIGDLFRQGRV; encoded by the coding sequence TTGATCGAGGTCGAAGGGCTCAGCAAGATTTACCGGGTTGCCGAGAAACAGCCCGGTCTGGCAGGCACCTTGCGTCATTTCGTTCGGCGCCGCACCAGAGATGTGGTGGCCGTGCAAGACGTGTCGTTTCAGATCGCGCCCGGCGAGATGGTGGGTTTCCTGGGGGCCAATGGCGCCGGCAAAACCACCACATTGAAAATGCTTTGTGGCTTGATCCACCCCAGCTCCGGGAGTGTTCAGGTTGCGGGGCACCGGCCGCAACGACGCCAGGCGGAGTTCCTGCGTCGGATCACCCTTGTGATGGGGCAGAAGCAGCAGCTGCTCTGGGATCTTCCGCCGATGGATTCGCTGAGGGTGAATGCGGCGGTGTATGGGATCAGCGATCAGCTCGCCCAGCGTCGGATCAATGCTTTGGCTGATTTGCTTGAACTCGGGGAGGAGCTCACCCGACCGGTTCGAAAGTTGTCGTTGGGCCAACGCATGAAGGCAGAGCTTCTAGCTGCCTTGTTGCATGAGCCCGAGGTGTTGTTCCTCGATGAACCCACCTTGGGGCTGGATGTGAATGCCCAGGCACGGGTGCGGCAGTTTCTGGCTGATTACAACCGCCGCACTGGTGCAACGGTGTTGCTCACAAGCCATTACATGGCAGACATCACGGCGCTTTGCCCCAGGGTGCTGCTGATTCACCAGGGCTCCTTGTTTCACGATGGCCCGTTGGATCAGCTCACCCTTGCTCTTGCGCCGGAACGGGAGGTGCGGCTTGAACTGGAGCACCCCGTTACGGCCGATGCCTTGGTTGGTTTAGGGCGTTTGGAGAGTTTGCAGGGATCATCGGTTCATCTGCGGGTTGCCCGGGATGAGCTCACCAGCGTGGTCGCCGCCCTCCTCGATCGCTTCCCTGTTGTCGATCTTGAGGTCAACGACCCTCCGATTGATGCCTTGATCGGCGACCTGTTCCGTCAGGGGCGCGTTTGA
- a CDS encoding oxidoreductase — MGWTVDDMPSQEGRIAVVTGANIGLGLETTRALAQKGATVVMACRSKSRGEAARRQLLDEGLTGLDLLEMDLADLRSVERAIDVLSDQYGHLDLLLNNAGVMAPPRQLSPQGHELQFAVNHLGHMALTQGLLPLMASQTDARVVSVTSGAQYFGAIRWDDLSWAKGYDRYGAYGQSKLANVMFALELHNRLQSENSSVKSLAAHPGIARTNLQPAALASGGNRWEAMAYRLMDPLFQSAGMGALPQLHAATAASAQSGEHYGPSQLGGLRGSPGQCRIAPTALDPSKRQRLWDLSDQLIRA; from the coding sequence ATGGGATGGACGGTTGACGACATGCCCTCCCAGGAGGGCCGCATTGCCGTAGTGACCGGAGCCAATATTGGCCTCGGACTAGAGACCACCCGCGCCCTCGCACAAAAAGGCGCGACGGTGGTCATGGCTTGTCGAAGCAAAAGCCGAGGCGAAGCAGCTCGTCGTCAATTGCTTGACGAAGGCCTGACTGGTCTTGATCTGTTGGAGATGGATCTCGCCGACCTGCGCTCCGTTGAGCGGGCCATTGACGTTCTGAGTGATCAATACGGCCATCTTGATCTGCTGCTCAACAACGCCGGCGTGATGGCACCGCCACGCCAATTAAGCCCCCAAGGCCATGAGCTGCAATTTGCCGTCAACCATTTGGGCCATATGGCCTTAACGCAGGGCTTATTGCCACTGATGGCATCTCAAACAGATGCCCGGGTCGTGAGTGTCACCTCCGGCGCCCAATACTTCGGGGCCATCCGCTGGGACGACTTGAGCTGGGCCAAGGGCTACGACCGCTACGGCGCCTACGGCCAAAGCAAGTTGGCCAACGTGATGTTTGCTCTTGAGCTGCACAACCGTCTTCAAAGCGAGAACAGCTCGGTGAAATCCCTCGCGGCGCACCCCGGCATCGCACGCACCAATTTGCAACCGGCAGCCCTCGCCAGTGGTGGCAACCGTTGGGAAGCAATGGCCTACCGGTTGATGGATCCGCTCTTCCAAAGTGCAGGCATGGGGGCGTTACCTCAACTCCATGCCGCCACAGCTGCGAGCGCACAAAGCGGTGAGCATTACGGGCCTTCCCAACTTGGCGGCCTGCGCGGTTCACCGGGTCAATGCCGGATCGCACCAACAGCCTTGGATCCAAGCAAGCGACAAAGATTATGGGACCTGAGCGATCAGCTCATTCGTGCCTGA
- a CDS encoding extracellular solute-binding protein, with protein sequence MHPIRIRHLALGITLAALTSGCGNWRPPVVITVVRTIDNSETVSAEDYERLREITEEAIDHIKSVDPAIRPQLTLSSQKNFVEEIEGQTRSGFGPDLLITDSDTALELYQRNLVDPIQLDPEDRADTPSYLFDLVTSQDGQLVGRPVNQFVQLACFNKERMASPPMTLEEMEKESDDNNFGMALQLKDLFWSAESFDAGEAMEAALSKLPPNTERQANVTNWLRWLEKASYQQNIRFLNDQRSLRDALISGELDWITCWSSSLRDLRQQMQGKLALAPLPKGPSTQRKATTKLQVWSLGRNSSRNQREKALVMIDFISKPWAQKTYALAGRNSLPVNRKAAKIVAAKIPGGTEALVMYAKQSLTENAAKGQSKARVFRDPERYEAISEALLDTIYDVSSPEESSQHILKSLRESDS encoded by the coding sequence ATGCATCCAATCCGGATTCGACATCTGGCTTTGGGAATCACGCTGGCAGCGCTCACATCCGGCTGCGGCAATTGGCGCCCACCGGTTGTGATCACTGTGGTTCGCACGATCGACAATTCAGAAACAGTGTCCGCGGAGGACTACGAACGTCTTCGTGAGATCACGGAAGAAGCGATTGATCACATCAAAAGCGTTGATCCAGCGATCCGTCCTCAGCTGACGCTGTCGTCTCAGAAAAACTTCGTTGAAGAGATTGAGGGTCAAACCCGCAGTGGCTTTGGCCCGGATCTTCTGATCACCGATAGCGATACGGCATTGGAGCTCTACCAGCGCAACTTGGTGGATCCGATTCAACTTGACCCGGAAGATCGCGCTGATACGCCGAGCTATCTATTCGACCTAGTCACAAGTCAAGACGGCCAACTGGTGGGCCGTCCAGTGAACCAATTCGTACAGCTGGCCTGCTTCAACAAGGAGCGCATGGCCTCACCTCCCATGACTCTGGAGGAGATGGAAAAAGAGAGCGATGACAATAACTTTGGTATGGCGCTTCAACTCAAGGATTTGTTCTGGAGTGCCGAATCCTTCGACGCCGGGGAGGCCATGGAAGCCGCCCTCTCGAAGCTGCCCCCCAATACTGAGCGTCAGGCCAACGTGACCAACTGGCTGCGCTGGCTCGAAAAAGCCAGTTATCAGCAAAACATTCGTTTCCTCAACGACCAGCGCAGCCTCCGCGATGCCTTGATCAGTGGTGAGCTGGACTGGATCACCTGCTGGAGCAGCAGCCTGCGGGACCTTCGACAACAAATGCAAGGCAAGTTGGCTCTCGCTCCGCTCCCAAAAGGTCCTTCCACGCAACGCAAAGCCACCACCAAATTGCAGGTTTGGTCGCTGGGACGCAATTCCAGTCGGAACCAACGCGAAAAGGCTTTGGTGATGATCGACTTCATCAGCAAACCTTGGGCCCAAAAAACCTATGCCCTGGCAGGGCGTAACTCGTTACCCGTCAATCGCAAGGCCGCCAAAATCGTGGCCGCCAAAATTCCCGGTGGAACGGAAGCATTGGTGATGTATGCCAAGCAATCGCTTACAGAAAACGCCGCCAAAGGGCAATCCAAAGCGCGTGTGTTCCGCGATCCAGAGCGGTATGAAGCCATTTCAGAGGCTTTGCTGGACACCATCTACGACGTCAGCTCTCCAGAGGAATCGAGCCAACACATCCTCAAAAGCTTGCGGGAGAGCGATTCATGA
- a CDS encoding ABC transporter permease yields the protein MRIFGLNRRIVRVLLGSQYAHMLEYRAEIALWALSGVLPFIMLSVWSGSEARTGLGLDGVALDRYFLSAYLVRQFTVVWVVYAFEEDALLGRLSPYLLQPLHPLWRYVAAHLGEQLTRLPFAALIAAVFFVVQPQAFWLPSLGGFLLAWLATWLAFAIAFLFQSLIAALCFWSEKASALERLQFIPFVFLSGLLAPLTAFPPEVRAFAQWTPFPYLIDFPARVLAGQPVDLMAGFGAQLAWIALLLPLVLLLWRAGVRRYSAMGA from the coding sequence ATGCGGATCTTTGGGCTGAACCGGCGGATTGTTCGGGTGCTGTTGGGATCCCAGTACGCCCACATGCTCGAGTACCGCGCTGAGATCGCCCTCTGGGCACTCTCCGGTGTGCTGCCCTTCATCATGCTCAGCGTCTGGAGTGGCAGTGAGGCCCGCACCGGCTTGGGGCTCGATGGTGTGGCCCTTGATCGCTACTTTCTCAGCGCCTATCTGGTCCGCCAGTTCACGGTGGTTTGGGTGGTCTACGCCTTCGAGGAGGACGCTCTTCTCGGCCGGCTGTCGCCCTATCTGCTGCAACCTCTGCACCCGCTCTGGCGGTATGTGGCGGCCCACCTGGGTGAGCAGCTCACGCGTCTGCCCTTCGCGGCCCTGATCGCTGCAGTGTTCTTTGTGGTGCAGCCCCAGGCCTTCTGGCTGCCTTCTCTTGGTGGGTTCCTGCTGGCCTGGCTGGCCACCTGGCTGGCCTTTGCGATTGCTTTCCTGTTTCAGAGCTTGATTGCGGCCCTTTGCTTCTGGAGTGAAAAGGCCAGCGCCCTCGAGCGGCTTCAGTTCATTCCTTTTGTCTTCCTCTCCGGCCTTTTGGCGCCGCTCACGGCGTTCCCGCCGGAGGTGCGGGCTTTTGCCCAGTGGACGCCCTTCCCTTATCTGATCGACTTTCCGGCTCGGGTGCTAGCTGGGCAGCCGGTGGACCTGATGGCTGGTTTCGGGGCGCAGCTGGCCTGGATCGCCTTGTTGTTGCCGCTAGTGCTGCTGCTCTGGCGGGCTGGCGTGCGTCGTTACAGCGCTATGGGGGCCTGA
- a CDS encoding mechanosensitive ion channel family protein has translation MRKQLVGDLDFLHSNIGVIEGTIGLLLIWLALALIERRGRSLGQLIAKSIRQPLLLGLSASLYLGWLGQQIAKNVTWLDGSNALKLSAAITVIAVMWAIHRLGHALMETRRFESWLQMDDAKDRSMAVSFLSRIFTILIVIIGVGALMLTFGVPATALAALGGGAGVGLAFGTQNITQNFFSGFMLFFNRPFKEGDWISTNGMEGTVENIGWYHTRLRTFDRRPMYIPNSVFATNSITNPGQMYNRRILANIGLRYEDLPVMNTVTKQIRDLLKTHPSIDQDQIILVHFNSWESSSLNLQIYCFTKTTAWQEYLDIQQEVFLQIASIVQANNADFAFDCTTLYPAPELKPEQVFPSS, from the coding sequence ATGCGAAAACAGCTCGTTGGAGATCTGGACTTCCTGCACTCAAACATCGGAGTCATCGAAGGAACCATCGGATTACTGCTGATCTGGCTGGCCCTTGCCCTAATCGAACGACGCGGTCGGAGCCTCGGACAATTAATCGCCAAATCCATCCGTCAACCGCTGCTCCTGGGACTGAGTGCGTCCCTCTATCTGGGCTGGCTAGGGCAACAAATTGCCAAAAATGTCACTTGGTTAGACGGCAGCAATGCGCTGAAACTATCTGCAGCCATCACGGTGATCGCGGTCATGTGGGCGATCCATCGCCTCGGCCATGCCCTGATGGAAACCCGGCGCTTTGAGAGCTGGCTTCAAATGGATGATGCGAAAGACCGGTCAATGGCCGTCAGCTTTCTCAGCCGCATCTTCACAATCTTGATCGTGATCATTGGTGTTGGCGCACTGATGCTCACCTTTGGTGTGCCGGCCACAGCCCTTGCCGCCCTTGGTGGGGGCGCCGGCGTCGGCCTGGCCTTTGGCACGCAAAACATCACTCAAAATTTCTTCTCTGGGTTCATGTTGTTTTTCAACCGTCCATTTAAGGAAGGAGATTGGATCAGCACAAACGGAATGGAAGGAACTGTTGAAAATATCGGTTGGTATCACACACGTCTACGCACATTTGATCGGCGACCGATGTATATCCCTAATTCGGTATTTGCCACCAACAGCATCACAAATCCGGGGCAAATGTACAACCGTCGAATTTTGGCAAATATTGGCCTGAGATACGAAGATCTCCCCGTGATGAACACCGTGACCAAGCAAATACGCGATCTACTGAAGACCCATCCCTCCATCGATCAAGATCAAATAATCTTGGTTCACTTCAACTCCTGGGAAAGCTCATCCCTCAATTTACAGATTTATTGTTTTACTAAAACCACGGCTTGGCAAGAATATCTTGATATTCAGCAAGAAGTATTCCTGCAAATTGCATCCATCGTGCAAGCCAACAATGCCGATTTTGCCTTCGACTGCACCACGCTCTATCCCGCACCAGAGCTGAAGCCAGAGCAGGTCTTTCCATCGTCCTAA